In one Saccharibacillus brassicae genomic region, the following are encoded:
- a CDS encoding sensor histidine kinase, protein METSHPLSIFLQLFERGSLLLMCLFVLTRIPRFKAVFQKEEYRPQDLVTVTVIFGLFAIFGTYMGISVEGSLVNVRIVAIMSGGLLFGPWVGIVTGLVSGVHRYAIDIGGVTAIPCLITSIVAGVVSGMIHLRVPKRKRWFYGIIAGMACEVLTMALILLLAEPYALGADIVSKIAVPMIVAQVMIGLIVMLVQSVEEEKENVAAKQAKLALDIANETLPYFRKVDSASLLRICEIIEQKIGADAVAITDTSHILAYSGFGQEHYNIGHEIMSDETKETIRSGNITIRNNDADHRNEWIKSMIIIPLQEKGVVTGSLKIYYRHAHQITYSLRELAVGLSQIISTLMEVSRVEQIKAMADKAEIKALQTKISPHFLFNALNAIASSIRLDPDQARELIINLSGYLRYNLELNDELIDVHRELQQVKDYVEIEKARFGSRLQVEYDIDDETNVKIPSLIIQPLVENAIVHGILKEKGKGTVSIRVKNEGEVVRFEIADTGAGIDESVIRHIQSGSMPSNKIGLSNVHERLKLIYGHGVDIRRAAKGTIITFTVRKEPHA, encoded by the coding sequence ATGGAGACTTCGCATCCGCTGTCCATTTTTTTGCAGCTGTTCGAACGCGGATCACTGCTGCTTATGTGCCTGTTCGTGCTGACGCGTATTCCGCGCTTCAAAGCGGTGTTCCAAAAAGAAGAATACCGGCCGCAGGATCTCGTGACGGTGACGGTCATTTTCGGACTGTTCGCCATTTTCGGTACTTATATGGGCATCAGCGTAGAAGGTTCGCTCGTCAACGTGCGGATCGTGGCGATTATGTCGGGCGGTCTGCTGTTCGGTCCCTGGGTGGGGATCGTGACGGGCCTTGTGTCGGGCGTGCATCGCTATGCGATCGATATCGGCGGCGTGACCGCGATTCCGTGCCTCATCACGAGCATCGTGGCCGGGGTCGTCTCGGGCATGATCCATCTGCGCGTACCCAAGCGCAAACGCTGGTTCTACGGCATCATCGCCGGCATGGCGTGCGAGGTGCTGACGATGGCGCTGATCCTGCTGCTGGCGGAGCCGTATGCGCTGGGCGCGGACATCGTCTCCAAGATCGCCGTGCCGATGATTGTGGCGCAGGTCATGATCGGCCTGATCGTCATGCTCGTGCAGAGCGTCGAAGAAGAGAAAGAGAACGTCGCGGCCAAGCAGGCCAAGCTCGCGCTCGATATCGCCAACGAGACGCTGCCGTATTTCCGCAAAGTGGACAGCGCTTCGCTGCTGCGCATCTGCGAGATCATCGAACAGAAGATCGGCGCGGACGCGGTAGCGATCACGGATACAAGCCATATTTTGGCCTATTCGGGCTTCGGGCAGGAACACTACAATATCGGGCACGAGATCATGAGCGACGAGACGAAGGAGACGATCCGCAGCGGGAACATTACGATCCGCAACAACGACGCCGACCATCGCAACGAATGGATCAAGTCGATGATCATCATTCCTTTGCAGGAAAAAGGCGTCGTGACGGGTTCGCTCAAAATTTATTACCGCCACGCGCACCAGATCACGTATTCGCTGCGCGAGTTGGCCGTCGGCTTGTCGCAGATCATCTCCACGCTGATGGAAGTGTCGCGGGTGGAGCAGATCAAAGCGATGGCGGACAAAGCCGAGATCAAGGCGCTGCAGACGAAGATCAGCCCCCATTTCCTGTTCAACGCGCTGAACGCGATCGCTTCGTCGATCCGGCTCGATCCCGACCAGGCGCGCGAGCTGATCATTAACCTGTCCGGCTATCTGCGCTACAATCTGGAGCTGAACGACGAATTGATCGACGTGCACCGCGAGCTGCAGCAGGTCAAAGACTACGTCGAGATCGAGAAAGCGCGCTTCGGCAGCCGGCTGCAGGTGGAGTACGATATCGACGACGAGACGAACGTGAAAATTCCGAGCCTGATCATCCAGCCGCTCGTCGAGAACGCGATCGTGCACGGTATTTTAAAAGAAAAAGGCAAAGGCACCGTGAGCATCCGCGTCAAAAACGAAGGCGAGGTCGTGCGGTTCGAAATCGCGGACACGGGAGCCGGCATCGACGAGTCGGTTATCCGGCACATCCAGAGCGGCAGTATGCCGTCCAACAAAATCGGCTTGTCGAACGTACACGAGCGGCTCAAGCTGATCTACGGACACGGCGTCGATATCCGCAGAGCCGCCAAAGGCACGATCATTACTTTTACAGTCAGAAAGGAGCCTCACGCATGA
- a CDS encoding RNA polymerase sigma factor, with the protein MPNEAKLIRRIQRSGDREAADELVSLYYREIYAFVYRQLMDREYALDLTQDIFVSLLRSIGSFEGKRSSLRTWLYRIATNRVIDHFRSRIHRDAKLSRPLEDFDLAEEGDFTLELVQREEVSRALEVIRTFDLRAQEIIRLKLFAQRTFAEIAQMLELPDSTVKTNYYASIRRIKQYFEEERREQAGETAAAGRRAADI; encoded by the coding sequence ATGCCAAACGAAGCGAAATTAATCAGACGCATTCAGCGCAGCGGAGACCGCGAAGCCGCCGATGAGTTGGTCTCGCTCTACTACCGCGAGATTTATGCTTTCGTCTACCGGCAGCTGATGGATCGGGAATATGCGCTCGATCTGACACAGGACATCTTCGTGAGCCTGCTGCGCAGCATCGGTTCGTTCGAAGGCAAACGTTCGTCGCTGCGTACGTGGTTGTACCGGATCGCGACGAATCGGGTCATCGATCATTTTCGTTCGCGCATCCATCGAGACGCGAAGCTCAGCCGACCGCTCGAAGATTTCGACCTGGCGGAAGAGGGAGACTTCACGCTGGAACTTGTGCAGCGGGAAGAAGTAAGCCGGGCGCTGGAAGTGATCCGCACTTTCGATCTTCGCGCCCAGGAGATTATCCGGCTCAAACTGTTCGCGCAGCGGACTTTCGCCGAAATCGCGCAGATGCTGGAACTGCCGGATTCGACGGTCAAAACGAATTATTACGCTTCGATCCGCAGGATCAAACAATATTTTGAGGAGGAACGCCGTGAACAAGCAGGAGAGACCGCAGCCGCCGGACGACGCGCAGCGGACATATAG
- a CDS encoding slipin family protein, translating into MNSNSNQSNIHAPHGRKIPGMPGPNVRPGEAKKESVFLPGVLELGAGLRTVEVQDGERALLFEHTRYVRLLMPGRHRFWSWTDHTRKVVFKSLAEPFEYRPSDSGAAGRINANGVPDMDVRLYAADSELMRQLSTVEVGDGEYALHLENGRFKNLLSTGRYAYWNESREHTFSRVDLRTPEIGPEIGRAILEKIGPSAVQTVEVGSHETGLLYFDNKLQRQLAPGRSFFWNGSASVTVKKFDLRRQQLDMTGQEILTEDKVSLRLNFVCQYRIVDPLQAAEIKNFEDQVYVQLQLLLREYVGTLKLDDLLRMKQEIGEFVLGRLKASGADYGVEFLAAGLKDVILPGEIRAILNTVLLAEKKAQANMITRREETASTRSLLNTAKLMDENATLYRLKELEFVEKICEKIGTISLSGGSSLLEQMNGVLGLRQGEERRNVGEPSIE; encoded by the coding sequence ATGAATTCAAATTCAAATCAGTCGAATATACACGCACCGCACGGCCGCAAAATTCCGGGAATGCCCGGTCCGAACGTTCGTCCGGGAGAAGCGAAAAAAGAATCGGTCTTCCTGCCCGGCGTGCTCGAACTCGGCGCGGGATTGCGCACCGTCGAAGTCCAAGACGGGGAACGCGCGCTGCTGTTTGAACATACCCGCTACGTCCGTCTGCTGATGCCGGGCCGGCACCGCTTTTGGAGCTGGACGGACCACACCCGCAAAGTGGTTTTCAAAAGCCTGGCCGAGCCGTTCGAATATCGACCTTCGGACAGCGGAGCAGCCGGCCGGATCAACGCGAATGGCGTTCCGGACATGGACGTGCGTCTGTACGCGGCAGATTCCGAGCTGATGCGGCAGCTCAGCACGGTGGAAGTCGGCGACGGCGAATATGCGCTCCATCTGGAGAACGGACGGTTCAAAAACCTGCTGTCGACCGGACGTTACGCCTACTGGAACGAATCGCGCGAGCATACCTTTAGTCGTGTCGACCTTCGGACGCCGGAGATCGGGCCGGAGATCGGACGGGCAATTCTGGAAAAGATCGGGCCAAGCGCGGTGCAGACGGTCGAGGTGGGAAGTCACGAGACCGGCCTGCTGTATTTCGACAACAAGCTGCAGCGGCAGCTGGCGCCGGGCCGAAGCTTTTTCTGGAACGGCTCGGCGTCCGTCACGGTCAAAAAGTTCGATCTGCGCAGGCAGCAGCTCGATATGACAGGCCAGGAGATTCTGACGGAAGACAAAGTGTCGCTGCGCCTGAACTTCGTCTGCCAGTACCGGATCGTCGATCCGCTGCAGGCGGCGGAGATCAAAAACTTCGAAGATCAGGTGTACGTCCAGCTGCAGCTGCTGCTGCGCGAGTACGTCGGCACGCTCAAACTGGACGATCTGCTGCGCATGAAGCAGGAGATCGGCGAATTCGTGCTGGGCCGGCTCAAAGCGAGCGGCGCCGATTACGGCGTAGAATTCCTCGCGGCCGGACTCAAAGACGTCATTCTGCCGGGCGAGATCCGTGCCATTCTCAATACGGTGCTGCTGGCGGAGAAAAAAGCGCAGGCCAACATGATCACCCGGCGCGAAGAGACGGCTTCGACCCGCAGCCTGCTGAACACGGCCAAGCTGATGGACGAGAACGCGACGCTGTACCGGCTCAAAGAGCTGGAGTTCGTGGAGAAAATCTGCGAAAAGATCGGGACGATCTCGCTCAGCGGCGGAAGCAGCCTGCTGGAGCAGATGAACGGCGTACTCGGTCTGCGGCAGGGAGAAGAACGCCGGAACGTCGGCGAGCCCTCTATCGAATAA
- a CDS encoding DegV family protein — protein sequence MNPIIVTDSTSDIPENLIERLGIRVVPLKVMFGGEALLDGVDIQAQEFYRRLAAADKLPTTSQPSPADFTAEYQRILDEHPGVPIVSLHISTGMSGTFQSATLGRSMLENDAADITLIDSLSASYGFGLMVVRAAELARAGASTAEIVAEVERLKSVRKLYFLVDTLEYLQKGGRIGRAAALFGTLLNIKPILSIDKEGVIYAVEKARGRKKALARVVELFQRELGEAGRVDVAIGHTVQPESADEILALLRQHFDVGDVVYSHIGSVVGTHVGPGCNAIYIWPSVK from the coding sequence ATGAATCCGATTATCGTAACCGACAGCACGTCGGACATTCCCGAGAATTTGATCGAACGTCTCGGCATTCGCGTCGTGCCGCTCAAAGTCATGTTCGGCGGCGAAGCGCTGCTCGACGGCGTCGATATCCAGGCGCAGGAATTTTACCGCCGGCTCGCTGCCGCGGATAAGCTGCCGACGACTTCGCAGCCTTCGCCGGCGGACTTCACCGCCGAATATCAGCGTATTCTGGACGAGCACCCCGGCGTTCCGATCGTCTCGCTCCATATCTCGACCGGCATGAGCGGCACGTTCCAATCCGCGACGCTCGGCAGGTCGATGCTGGAGAACGACGCGGCGGACATCACGCTGATCGATTCGCTGTCCGCCTCCTACGGCTTCGGCCTGATGGTGGTGCGGGCCGCGGAACTTGCGCGGGCCGGCGCTTCGACCGCGGAGATCGTGGCCGAAGTGGAACGGCTCAAATCCGTCCGCAAGCTGTATTTTCTCGTCGACACGCTCGAATATTTACAAAAAGGCGGCCGGATCGGCCGCGCGGCGGCGCTGTTTGGTACGCTGCTGAATATCAAGCCGATCTTGTCGATCGACAAAGAAGGCGTCATTTACGCCGTAGAGAAGGCCAGAGGACGCAAAAAAGCGCTGGCCCGCGTGGTCGAGCTGTTCCAGCGGGAGCTGGGCGAAGCGGGCCGGGTGGACGTGGCGATCGGGCACACCGTTCAGCCGGAATCGGCGGACGAGATTCTGGCGCTGCTGCGCCAGCATTTCGACGTCGGCGACGTCGTCTATTCCCATATCGGCTCCGTCGTCGGCACGCATGTCGGACCGGGCTGCAACGCGATCTATATCTGGCCTTCCGTCAAATAA
- a CDS encoding LytR/AlgR family response regulator transcription factor: MQGIIVEDEFLAMEELDYLIGKNSSVDIVGKFEDGIDVLKFLQTRDVDVIFLDINIPSLDGVLLAKSISKFAHKPYIVFTTAYKEHAAEAFEIEAFDYILKPYHEPRIAAMLTKLELTFAAKKEREAGEAASYGPSPPRAAAPPGASAAGTGVPAADSAVNGPAGDRRINLHKDDKIIVVDADDIYYASAQEKTTLVHTRKEEYTMHMSISEFKAGLPPERFFRCHRSYAVNLSKIREIVPWFNNTYLLRLRDIDAEVPVSRSKVKEFRQLMRL, encoded by the coding sequence ATGCAGGGCATCATCGTCGAGGACGAATTTTTGGCGATGGAAGAACTGGATTATTTGATCGGCAAAAACAGCTCGGTCGACATCGTCGGCAAATTCGAGGACGGGATCGACGTGCTGAAGTTTTTGCAGACCCGCGACGTGGACGTCATTTTTCTCGATATCAATATTCCGTCGCTCGACGGCGTGCTGCTCGCCAAAAGTATCAGCAAGTTCGCGCACAAACCGTATATCGTGTTTACGACGGCGTACAAGGAGCATGCGGCGGAAGCGTTCGAGATCGAGGCGTTCGATTACATTCTCAAGCCGTACCACGAGCCGCGGATCGCGGCGATGCTGACCAAGCTCGAACTTACGTTTGCGGCGAAAAAAGAGCGCGAAGCCGGCGAAGCGGCATCCTACGGTCCCTCGCCGCCCCGTGCTGCCGCTCCTCCCGGCGCTTCTGCCGCGGGTACGGGTGTTCCGGCCGCCGATAGCGCCGTCAACGGCCCGGCCGGCGACCGCCGTATCAATCTGCACAAAGACGACAAGATTATCGTAGTCGACGCGGACGATATTTATTACGCTTCGGCGCAGGAGAAAACGACGCTCGTCCACACGCGCAAAGAAGAGTACACGATGCATATGAGCATTTCCGAGTTTAAGGCGGGACTTCCGCCGGAGCGCTTTTTCCGCTGCCATCGTTCGTACGCGGTCAATCTGTCGAAGATCCGCGAGATCGTACCGTGGTTCAACAACACGTATCTGCTGCGCCTGCGCGACATCGACGCCGAAGTCCCGGTCAGCCGCAGCAAAGTCAAAGAATTCCGGCAGCTCATGCGTCTGTAG
- a CDS encoding ATP-binding cassette domain-containing protein, which translates to MLSVRSAGKRYGNDVVLHDLDLEFEHGVYGLLAPNGAGKTTLLKMLAGLLPPTQGEITYAGTPLAALDEKYREVLGYLPQKFGYYPNDTPLKYMQYLAAIKGMDRQSARERSELLLDTVALGEVKRRKMKTFSGGMIQRVGIAQALLNDPRVLILDEPTAGLDPRERARFRSLLTQLGRDRIIILSTHVVSDVESAANQIILLKDGRVFAKDTAETVCSLLAGRVYETKVEDGEVDAFRDRYPILAERGEQGGWQMRFAAEPENALPEWQAVKPGLEDVFLYVYRDQQGANNRGGGSN; encoded by the coding sequence ATGTTGAGCGTACGATCCGCAGGCAAGCGGTACGGAAACGATGTCGTCTTGCACGATCTTGATCTGGAATTTGAACATGGCGTATACGGCCTGCTCGCTCCCAATGGAGCCGGCAAAACGACGCTGCTGAAGATGTTGGCCGGCCTGCTGCCGCCTACGCAGGGCGAGATTACGTATGCCGGAACGCCGCTTGCGGCATTGGACGAGAAATATCGGGAAGTGCTGGGTTATTTGCCGCAAAAGTTCGGCTACTATCCCAACGATACGCCGCTGAAATACATGCAGTATCTGGCCGCAATCAAAGGCATGGACCGCCAAAGCGCGCGGGAGCGTTCCGAGCTGCTGCTGGATACCGTGGCGCTGGGCGAGGTGAAGCGGCGCAAGATGAAGACTTTCTCCGGCGGCATGATCCAGCGGGTCGGCATTGCGCAGGCGCTGCTGAACGATCCCCGCGTGCTGATTCTGGACGAACCGACAGCCGGACTCGATCCAAGAGAACGCGCGAGATTCCGCAGTTTGCTGACGCAGCTCGGACGCGACCGGATCATCATCTTGTCCACGCATGTCGTGTCGGACGTCGAGTCGGCGGCGAATCAAATCATTTTGCTAAAAGACGGGCGGGTGTTCGCCAAAGATACGGCGGAGACGGTCTGTTCGCTGCTGGCGGGGCGGGTGTACGAGACGAAGGTGGAGGATGGAGAAGTGGACGCTTTTCGCGATCGTTATCCGATTCTGGCCGAACGCGGCGAACAAGGCGGCTGGCAGATGCGTTTCGCGGCGGAACCGGAAAATGCCCTGCCGGAATGGCAGGCGGTGAAGCCGGGGCTGGAAGACGTGTTTTTGTACGTATACCGGGATCAACAGGGAGCGAACAACAGAGGAGGCGGATCGAATTGA
- a CDS encoding L-lactate MFS transporter, translating to MGLGTIYTWSLFNQPLADKFGWELGSTAMTFSITSFALAFATLFSGKLQDKFGIRRLIAASGILLGVGLMLSSQVTSIGMLYVVAGLVVGYADGTAYMTSLSNLIKWFPKHKGLMSGVSVGAYGTGSLIFKYINGAMIESRGVSQAFLIWGIIVLTMVVLGSLLVREASMNASPVSASGVRAKDYTVKEMLKTKQAYLLFVVFFTACMSGLYLIGSVKDIGVRLAGLDVTTAANAVAMIAIFNTAGRLILGPLSDKVGRLRVVSGALLVTFAAVMVLSFATLTYPLFFASVAAIAFCFGGNITVFPAIVSDFFGLKNQGKNYGVIYQGFGLGALSASFIAALLGGFKPTFLVIGALCAISFLIAMLVKAPKSGTPVLAEAASETEAQIKEPQGKEAKGMRLNPQTKGI from the coding sequence ATGGGCCTCGGCACCATCTATACGTGGAGCCTGTTCAACCAGCCGCTCGCCGACAAATTCGGCTGGGAACTGGGCAGCACGGCGATGACGTTCTCCATTACCAGCTTCGCGCTCGCGTTCGCGACGCTGTTCTCCGGCAAGCTGCAGGACAAGTTCGGCATCCGCCGGCTGATCGCCGCTTCCGGCATTCTGCTCGGCGTCGGACTGATGCTCTCTTCGCAGGTCACGTCGATCGGCATGCTGTACGTCGTCGCCGGACTCGTCGTCGGGTACGCCGACGGTACGGCCTACATGACGTCGCTGTCCAACCTGATCAAATGGTTCCCGAAGCATAAAGGGCTCATGTCCGGCGTGTCGGTCGGCGCTTACGGTACCGGCAGCCTGATCTTCAAATATATCAACGGCGCCATGATCGAATCGCGCGGCGTCTCGCAGGCGTTCTTGATCTGGGGCATCATCGTGCTGACCATGGTCGTGCTCGGCTCGCTGCTCGTACGCGAAGCTTCGATGAATGCTTCGCCGGTGTCCGCGTCCGGCGTCCGCGCCAAAGATTACACCGTCAAGGAAATGCTCAAGACCAAGCAGGCCTACCTGCTGTTCGTCGTCTTCTTCACCGCCTGCATGAGCGGGCTGTACCTGATCGGCAGCGTCAAAGATATCGGCGTTCGCCTGGCCGGTCTTGACGTCACGACCGCAGCGAATGCCGTCGCCATGATCGCGATCTTCAACACGGCCGGCCGCCTCATTCTCGGCCCGCTGTCCGACAAAGTCGGCCGCCTGAGAGTCGTCTCCGGCGCGCTGCTGGTCACGTTCGCGGCCGTCATGGTGCTCAGCTTCGCGACGCTGACGTATCCGCTGTTCTTCGCAAGCGTGGCGGCGATCGCCTTCTGCTTCGGCGGCAACATCACCGTGTTCCCGGCCATCGTCAGCGATTTCTTCGGCCTGAAGAACCAGGGCAAGAACTACGGCGTGATCTACCAGGGCTTCGGCCTCGGCGCCTTGTCCGCTTCGTTCATCGCGGCGCTGCTCGGCGGATTCAAGCCGACGTTCCTCGTGATCGGCGCGCTGTGCGCGATCTCGTTCCTGATCGCGATGCTCGTCAAAGCGCCGAAGTCCGGCACGCCGGTCTTGGCCGAAGCCGCTTCGGAGACGGAAGCGCAGATCAAAGAGCCGCAGGGCAAAGAAGCCAAAGGCATGCGGCTTAATCCGCAGACGAAAGGGATTTGA
- the recG gene encoding ATP-dependent DNA helicase RecG, with the protein MNNRLDQIPVKEVNGVGARKVEELHAVGIFTVKDLIEYFPFRYEDYRQKPLGDVKDGDKATVQAKIAGIPVVQRFGKKTKLSCKMLADYSMFTAVWFNRNYLKEQLEPDREIILTGKWDGRRLQMNVTQSEFPDRGTIRSGSLQPVYSIGGDLTQNSLRKAIASALDQYGDALEEVLPQELVSKYELMPRPQAIRLLHQPGDLAEGQEARKRMVYEELFLFQLKLQAYRSLNRDRRDGVLHTTPNAVIREFVRSLPFELTDAQKNVELEILKDMRSEACMNRLLQGDVGSGKTAVAAIALFTSVRSGFQGALMVPTEILAEQHSRSLTTMFEPFGITVGLLTSSVTGRKRKDLLAALQMGLIDILVGTHALIQDEVNFRSLGLVVTDEQHRFGVNQRSVLRRKGYNPDVLTMTATPIPRTLAITAFGDMDVSTIAERPKGRVPIETYWVKQEMMERVLGFIRREVSQGRQAYMICPLIEESEKLDVQNAIDLHTQMSQALPDYRVGLLHGRMNAAEKEETMRQFYAGETHLLVSTTVVEVGVDVPNATLMVIMDADRFGLSQLHQLRGRVGRGEHASYCVLIADPKSELGRQRMGVMTDTNDGFEVSRRDLELRGPGDFFGTKQSGLPEFKVADMVADFKVLEQARDDAAKLVEDPFFWTSPTYEHLRGNLEKEEAFRGELID; encoded by the coding sequence ATGAACAATCGCCTGGATCAAATCCCGGTAAAAGAAGTCAACGGTGTGGGCGCCCGCAAGGTGGAGGAGCTGCACGCCGTTGGCATTTTTACCGTCAAGGATCTTATCGAATATTTCCCGTTTCGTTATGAAGATTATCGGCAAAAGCCGCTCGGCGACGTCAAAGACGGAGACAAAGCGACCGTGCAGGCCAAAATCGCCGGTATCCCCGTCGTGCAGCGGTTCGGCAAAAAAACGAAGCTGAGCTGCAAAATGCTGGCGGACTATTCGATGTTTACCGCCGTATGGTTTAACCGCAATTACCTCAAGGAACAGCTGGAGCCGGACCGGGAGATTATCCTGACCGGCAAATGGGACGGGCGCCGTCTGCAAATGAACGTCACGCAGTCCGAATTCCCGGACCGGGGAACGATACGCAGCGGCTCGCTTCAGCCGGTCTATTCAATCGGCGGCGACCTGACGCAGAACTCGCTGCGCAAAGCGATCGCGAGCGCGCTCGACCAATACGGCGACGCGCTCGAAGAAGTGCTGCCGCAAGAACTGGTATCCAAGTACGAACTGATGCCGCGTCCGCAGGCGATCCGCCTGCTGCACCAGCCCGGCGACCTGGCCGAAGGCCAGGAAGCGCGCAAGCGCATGGTCTACGAAGAACTGTTCCTGTTCCAGCTCAAGCTGCAGGCGTACCGTTCGCTGAACCGCGACCGGCGCGACGGCGTGCTGCATACGACGCCGAATGCGGTCATTCGCGAATTCGTGCGCAGCCTGCCCTTCGAGCTGACCGACGCGCAAAAAAACGTCGAACTGGAAATTCTCAAAGACATGCGCTCCGAAGCGTGCATGAACCGCCTGCTGCAGGGCGACGTCGGCTCGGGCAAAACGGCTGTCGCCGCGATTGCCCTGTTCACGAGCGTCCGCTCCGGCTTTCAGGGCGCGCTCATGGTGCCGACCGAAATTTTGGCCGAGCAGCATTCGCGCTCGCTGACCACAATGTTCGAACCGTTCGGCATCACGGTCGGACTGCTTACGAGCAGCGTGACCGGACGCAAACGCAAAGATCTGCTCGCCGCCCTGCAAATGGGGCTGATCGATATCCTCGTCGGCACGCACGCGCTGATTCAGGACGAGGTCAATTTCCGCTCGCTCGGCCTGGTCGTGACCGACGAGCAGCATCGCTTCGGCGTCAATCAGCGCAGCGTGCTGCGCCGCAAAGGCTATAACCCGGACGTGCTGACGATGACCGCGACGCCGATCCCGCGCACGCTCGCCATTACGGCGTTCGGCGACATGGACGTGTCGACGATTGCCGAACGTCCCAAAGGCCGGGTGCCGATCGAGACGTATTGGGTCAAGCAAGAGATGATGGAGCGCGTGCTCGGCTTTATTCGCCGCGAGGTGAGCCAGGGCCGGCAGGCGTACATGATCTGCCCGCTGATCGAAGAATCCGAGAAGCTTGACGTGCAGAACGCGATCGATCTGCATACGCAGATGAGCCAGGCGCTGCCGGATTATCGGGTCGGCCTGCTGCACGGCCGGATGAACGCGGCGGAGAAAGAAGAGACGATGCGCCAATTCTATGCCGGCGAGACGCATCTGCTCGTTTCGACGACCGTCGTCGAAGTCGGCGTCGACGTGCCGAACGCTACGCTGATGGTCATCATGGACGCGGACCGTTTCGGATTGTCGCAGCTGCACCAGCTGCGCGGCCGCGTCGGCCGGGGCGAACATGCTTCGTACTGCGTGCTGATCGCCGACCCCAAGTCGGAGCTCGGCCGTCAGCGCATGGGCGTCATGACCGATACGAACGACGGCTTCGAAGTGTCGCGGCGCGATCTGGAGCTGCGGGGACCGGGCGACTTTTTCGGCACGAAGCAGAGCGGGCTGCCGGAGTTCAAAGTCGCGGACATGGTCGCCGATTTCAAAGTGCTGGAGCAGGCGCGCGACGACGCGGCGAAGCTGGTGGAAGATCCGTTCTTCTGGACGTCGCCGACGTACGAGCATCTGCGCGGCAATCTGGAGAAGGAAGAAGCGTTCCGCGGCGAGCTGATCGACTGA